One genomic segment of Coffea arabica cultivar ET-39 chromosome 6e, Coffea Arabica ET-39 HiFi, whole genome shotgun sequence includes these proteins:
- the LOC113697504 gene encoding zinc finger AN1 and C2H2 domain-containing stress-associated protein 13 isoform X3, which yields MGTPAFPNLGKHCSVEDCRQIDFLPFTCDSCHQVFCLEHRSYGRHHCPKANKSDVTVVVCPLCAKGVRLIPDENPNITWESHVNIECDPSNYDKVTKKRKCPVSGCREILSFSNKIRCKDCTIEHCLKHRFGPDHRCPGPKKIESTFQFSSFLSSGKQQSKQNPVSSSSSWASSLFRVASSVRATAESGVARLSSDFKDILQGSGSSSGSSSMSHGGSTSRQLEQCPQCNLRFSSVMDLVNHVERVHERNGVMKVTLDVCPKCSKGFRDPVSLVEHVEREHRGTSKA from the exons ATGGGAACGCCGGCGTTTCCTAATCTCGGGAAGCATTGCAGCGTCGAGGATTGTCGGCAGATCGATTTTCTACCGTTCACTTGCGATTCCTGTCACCAG GTGTTCTGTTTAGAGCACCGAAGCTATGGTAGACACCACTGTCCGAAAGCCAACAAAAGCGATGTGACTGTTGTAGTTTGCCCTCTGTGTGCAAAAGGAGTTCGTCTAATTCCTGATGAAAATCCAAATATCACCTGGGAGTCACATGTAAACATTGAATGTGACCCTTCGAATTATGATAAGGtcaccaagaaaagaaaatgtcctGTGTCAGGCTGTAGAGAGATCTTAAGCTTTTCTAACAAAATTAGGTGCAAGGATTGCACAATAGAACATTGTTTGAAACACCGTTTTGGGCCAGATCATAGATGTCCCGGACCTAAGAAGATAGAATCAACTTTTCAGTTTAGCAGCTTTTTAAGCAGTGGTAAACAACAGTCAAAGCAAAATCCAGTTTCGTCTTCTTCTAGCTGGGCATCAAGTTTATTCAGGGTAGCTTCGTCAGTTCGGGCTACAGCTGAATCTGGAGTGGCAAGATTGAGCAGTGATTTCAAAGACATTCTGCAGGGGTCGGGCAGCAGCAGCGGTAGTAGCAGCATGAGCCATGGGGGAAGCACGAGCAGGCAGTTGGAGCAATGTCCACAGTGCAATTTAAGATTCTCATCGGTAATGGATCTAGTAAACCATGTAGAGAGAGTTCATGAAAGAAATGGTGTAATGAAGGTTACACTTGATGTCTGCCCCAAATGTAGCAAAGGCTTTCGTGATCCTGTGTCTTTGGTGGAACATGTTGAGAGGGAACACCGAGGAACTTCGAAAGCTTAG